The genome window TCGGTCGCCAGAAGTTCGCGGTTGGCAGCGTCGCTCAATTCGACGTCGTTCGGCTTGAAACTGCGCTCACGCAGGCTCAATCCGACCTCGTGACGGCGGAGAACGGGCTGAAAACGGCGAAGCAGCTCCTCAACAATTTGCTGTTCCGACCGATTGAGACCGACTACGAAGTCGCCGAGATCGAACCGGGTGCTAAGCCGGTACCAGAACGTGACGCAACGGTCCGCATCGCCTTGAATAATCGGCCCGAGCTCATCGCACTTCAGTACCGGAAAGTGTCGCTGGAGAACATCCGGCGCATTCGTGAGCGCGGCCTGGCACCGAACCTTACGGTCGGCGTCAGCGCGCAGCACGTCGTCGATGCAGGCGCGTTCCAGCGCAAGAACACGGTCTCGGGTTCTCTCACCCTGAACTGGCCGGTGCTCGACGGCGGACTCACTCGCGCCCGGGTGAACGAGGCAAAGGAAGACGAGGCTCAGGTCGAGCTAGCGCTGCAACAGACAACGTTGGGCGTCTCGCTGGAAGTCCAAGTCGCGCTCAACCAGCTCATCACCGCTCAGGAGCAACAGCGGTTGGCGCAGCAGCAAACGAAAGAAGCCGCAGAGGCTCTGCGGATCGCCAATGTGCTCTTCGAGAGCGGCCGCGGGATCCTGCTCGACGTGACCACCGCCCAGGAGGTTTCGACCCGAGCCTCGCTGGCACTCTACAACGCCAACTACAACGTGCTGACCGCCTGGTGTGCGCTGCAGAAGGCGACGGGACGCGACGACTTTTCAACGGCCAACGCGCCGAAGCAACAGGGGAACAAAGAATGAAATCAATCCGATGGATGATGATGCTGGCTCTGGCAGTGACCATGGCCGGATGCGTTGACCGCGAGTCGCAACAGCAGGCCAAGCGAACGCAGGAGAATCTGAACGACAAGTCGGTGCTGGTTCAGACCCTCCCTGTTCGCGAGTCCCAACTTCAAAACACCATTGAAGTGACCGGACAGTTCGTCGCCGGCCTCGACGCCCAAGTCGGCGCGAAGATCGGCGGGCGACTGGTTTCCGTCCTGGTCAAAGACGGTGATCCGGTCCAAGCGGGCCAAGTCGTGGCGCGGCAAGAGACCACTGACTTGGGACCGCGTGTCCGCCAGGCAACGGCGGCGGTCTCGGCGGCGAGGGCGCAATACAACCAGGCGCTCGCCACCGCCAAGCAAGGCCCCCAACGCACGAGCGCCGGGCTGCAAGCCGCGGAGGCGAGACTCAAGCAAGCGCGAGCCTCTTTGGAGAAGATCCGCTCGGGAGCCCGGACCGAGGAACGCAAACAAGCGCGCGCCGCCGTTGAAGCCGCGCGCACCGGCATGGAAGTCGCACGCAAGGAGATGGAGCGCGATATCGAGCTCCTCGCACAGGGAGCCATCTCTCAGAGTCAAGCCGACCGAAGCCGGGCGGCGTACGCCGCATCGCTCGCCCAGTACGAGCAGGCGATGGAAGGTGAACGAATTCTGACGAACGGCGCACGGACCGAAGACATCACCGCCGTCGAGCAAGAGGTTCGGGCCGCCGAGCAGGCTGTACGCTCGGAACGCGCCAACAAGGCCCTGGACGTGCAGTTCACCT of Chthonomonas sp. contains these proteins:
- a CDS encoding TolC family protein, whose amino-acid sequence is MNLLIYAVLATVLGPEPGAVLTLDVAIQTALSNSPAIKIAQSNVRKSEAQVDQAKAGTLPQGGLQGTYTRYDSKQPFSGRNDSKTVGAQLTWNLDLSGSISTAVRAASFAVRAQQAGVDSAANTLRADVRTAYYSVLRAQWVVKTNSEAVENSQRRLDIGRQKFAVGSVAQFDVVRLETALTQAQSDLVTAENGLKTAKQLLNNLLFRPIETDYEVAEIEPGAKPVPERDATVRIALNNRPELIALQYRKVSLENIRRIRERGLAPNLTVGVSAQHVVDAGAFQRKNTVSGSLTLNWPVLDGGLTRARVNEAKEDEAQVELALQQTTLGVSLEVQVALNQLITAQEQQRLAQQQTKEAAEALRIANVLFESGRGILLDVTTAQEVSTRASLALYNANYNVLTAWCALQKATGRDDFSTANAPKQQGNKE
- a CDS encoding efflux RND transporter periplasmic adaptor subunit — translated: MKSIRWMMMLALAVTMAGCVDRESQQQAKRTQENLNDKSVLVQTLPVRESQLQNTIEVTGQFVAGLDAQVGAKIGGRLVSVLVKDGDPVQAGQVVARQETTDLGPRVRQATAAVSAARAQYNQALATAKQGPQRTSAGLQAAEARLKQARASLEKIRSGARTEERKQARAAVEAARTGMEVARKEMERDIELLAQGAISQSQADRSRAAYAASLAQYEQAMEGERILTNGARTEDITAVEQEVRAAEQAVRSERANKALDVQFTYAVQSARAALDGALEQLALAQSAMSDANIRSPFSGTVSGRPMQAGTYAGPGTPILRVVDTGSVYFEADVTEDQVSEMTTGLAVQISVKSSSRDPIPGRVVAVNPVATQTGRLFKVRISVEAAGVVKAGMFGTASIQLGTPVQAITVPMSAVLGSGSDRYVFVIQKLKAVRKDVAVVSQRDGQLQVEGIQPGEALVIEGQTSLRPGAEVKLDAPAKESKG